A portion of the Krasilnikovia cinnamomea genome contains these proteins:
- a CDS encoding DUF350 domain-containing protein, with protein sequence MLQDLLEGAGRSVVFGLVGIGLMALGYLLVDVLTPGKLKDLIFVERNANAGILLVANQLGIALIVFTAIFTSYDEFGKGLASTLIFGLIGIGVMGFAFLVLDWLTPGKLGEVICTPDRHPGALVSAASHFGAALIVCACIA encoded by the coding sequence GTGCTGCAAGACTTGCTTGAGGGCGCCGGACGCAGCGTCGTGTTCGGACTGGTCGGCATCGGGCTGATGGCGCTCGGCTATCTGCTCGTCGACGTGCTGACCCCGGGCAAGCTGAAGGATCTCATCTTCGTCGAGCGCAACGCCAACGCCGGCATCCTGCTGGTCGCCAACCAGCTCGGCATCGCGCTGATCGTCTTCACCGCGATCTTCACCAGCTATGACGAGTTCGGCAAGGGGCTCGCCTCCACGCTGATCTTCGGGCTGATCGGCATCGGCGTCATGGGCTTCGCCTTCCTCGTCCTGGACTGGCTGACCCCGGGCAAGCTGGGCGAGGTGATCTGCACGCCGGACCGGCACCCGGGCGCGCTGGTCAGCGCCGCGTCCCACTTCGGCGCTGCCCTCATCGTCTGCGCCTGCATCGCCTGA
- a CDS encoding type 1 glutamine amidotransferase yields the protein MGTALVVENDPTDDLRRLGDWFAEAGLAVSVVRPHLGEPLPESLDDYVAFVVLGGEQDAYPNAAGQPGAPWFPAVEALLRKAVRHRVPTLGVCLGGQLLAAAHGGVVERSTAGPEIGPALVGRRDAADTDPLFRYVPLLPDVIQWHTDEITELPRGAVLLAASTRYPHQAFRLGDRAWGVQFHIECDAAMIADWATDSTLLAELGYDPEVVVAATAEVLPDVEEVWQPFAARFAALAQGTLPDADIANPGTGPTLPLLGR from the coding sequence GTGGGGACTGCGCTGGTGGTCGAGAACGACCCGACGGACGATCTGCGCCGGCTCGGCGACTGGTTCGCCGAGGCGGGACTGGCGGTGAGCGTGGTCCGCCCGCACCTGGGCGAGCCGCTGCCGGAAAGCCTCGACGACTACGTGGCCTTCGTGGTGCTGGGCGGCGAGCAGGACGCGTACCCGAACGCCGCGGGGCAGCCCGGCGCGCCCTGGTTCCCGGCGGTGGAGGCGCTGCTGCGCAAGGCCGTGCGGCACCGGGTGCCGACGCTGGGCGTCTGCCTCGGCGGCCAGCTGCTGGCCGCCGCGCACGGCGGCGTGGTGGAGCGCAGCACGGCCGGGCCGGAGATCGGGCCCGCCCTGGTCGGGCGCCGCGACGCCGCGGACACCGACCCCCTTTTCCGGTACGTGCCGCTGCTGCCCGACGTGATCCAGTGGCACACCGACGAGATCACCGAGCTGCCCAGGGGTGCGGTGCTGCTGGCCGCGTCGACGCGGTACCCGCACCAGGCGTTCCGGCTCGGCGACCGGGCCTGGGGGGTGCAGTTCCACATCGAGTGCGACGCCGCGATGATCGCCGACTGGGCGACCGACTCGACCCTGCTGGCGGAGCTGGGCTACGACCCCGAGGTGGTGGTCGCGGCCACCGCCGAGGTGCTGCCCGACGTGGAGGAGGTGTGGCAGCCGTTCGCGGCCCGGTTCGCCGCGCTGGCCCAGGGCACCCTGCCGGACGCCGACATCGCCAACCCGGGAACGGGCCCCACCCTGCCGCTGCTGGGCCGATGA
- a CDS encoding bifunctional [glutamine synthetase] adenylyltransferase/[glutamine synthetase]-adenylyl-L-tyrosine phosphorylase, whose protein sequence is MTRLSRLARYGFDDAARAAELLGESGLRLWDPAAQEPLDDAGGELLHALSRTADPNLALLQLHRMVESAGRAAIRGNGGSVAASRGPIADNPAAEAVLTALCGDAGLRRRLLAVLGSSAALGDHLVANPDEWRVLATGKTGLPPNAEGRLEFGESAGEGPPTVPALRRAYRIALLRIAAADLTGGRGLEPTMAALSRLADETLAAAYAIAVGELTATAPRLAVVAMGKCGGNELNYVSDVDVIFVARGDEDLAAGTTVAARLIEICGQVAWPVDAALRPEGSRGPLVRTLASHDAYYRRWARTWEFQALLKARPAAGDLALAQEWIDNLAPLLWHAAERPEAVADVRDMRRKIIENVPPKELAREIKRGPGGLRDIEFAVQLLQLVHGRVDETLHEPGTLPALRALVAGGYVGRDDGETLLRGYRFLRSVEHRLQLQHLRRTHTVPDDPAALRWLAAALGYTAVPGRDAVEEFRADWVGHAAQVRRLHVKLLYRPLLEAVARVPAEALRMTPESAGRRLEILGFADPGAALRHLQALTGGVTRTSAIQRTLLPMLLQEFADAPEPDRGLLNYRHVSDKLGSTPWYLRLLRDGGPVARRLARVLSLSRYATDLLTRDPEALRLLADDAELQPRPADVLRDGFLAAAERYADPQKAIDSVRALRRRELFRIACADILSRAGDLAPEHPLDVDAIGIALSDVTDATLGAALAAARRARPGPDGLRFAVIGMGRLGGYEMSYPSDADVLFVYDAPAATPESEASAAAHAIAEELRRLLSAPAPDPPLGIDADLRPEGRQGPLVRSLAAYAQYYARWSRVWESQALLRARFVCGDAGLGREFERLADGMRYPGGGLTREQVVEIRRIKARVERERMPRNADPHMHTKLGRGGLADVEWAVQLLQLRHAYDVPELRLTRTLEALAAARDAGLVDGADAAAMAAGWTLAARVRNALTLVRGRPTDQLPQHGVELAGAVQVLGGGDPGEFVDRYLRVTRHSRAAMERVLES, encoded by the coding sequence ATGACCCGGCTCAGCCGGCTCGCCCGCTACGGCTTCGACGACGCGGCCCGCGCCGCCGAGCTGCTCGGCGAGTCCGGGCTGCGGCTGTGGGACCCCGCCGCGCAGGAACCGCTGGACGACGCCGGCGGTGAACTGCTGCACGCCCTGTCCCGCACCGCCGACCCCAACCTGGCGCTGCTCCAGCTGCACCGCATGGTCGAGTCCGCGGGGCGGGCCGCGATCCGCGGCAACGGCGGCTCGGTCGCCGCGTCCCGGGGCCCGATCGCCGACAACCCCGCCGCCGAAGCCGTCCTGACCGCCCTGTGCGGCGATGCCGGGCTGCGCCGCCGACTGCTGGCCGTACTCGGATCGTCGGCCGCGCTGGGCGACCACCTCGTCGCCAACCCCGACGAGTGGCGGGTGCTGGCCACGGGCAAGACCGGGCTGCCGCCCAACGCCGAGGGGCGTCTGGAGTTCGGCGAATCGGCGGGGGAGGGCCCGCCGACCGTGCCCGCCCTGCGCCGGGCGTACCGGATCGCGCTGTTGCGGATCGCGGCCGCCGACCTGACCGGGGGCCGCGGCCTGGAGCCGACGATGGCCGCCCTGTCCCGCCTGGCCGACGAGACGCTCGCCGCGGCGTACGCGATCGCCGTGGGCGAGCTGACCGCGACCGCGCCCCGGCTGGCGGTCGTGGCGATGGGCAAATGCGGCGGCAACGAGCTCAACTACGTGTCCGACGTGGACGTCATCTTCGTCGCTCGCGGCGACGAGGACCTGGCCGCCGGAACCACCGTGGCGGCGCGGCTGATCGAGATCTGCGGGCAGGTGGCCTGGCCGGTCGACGCGGCGCTGCGGCCCGAGGGCAGCCGGGGCCCGCTGGTGCGCACCCTGGCCAGCCACGACGCCTACTACCGGCGCTGGGCGCGGACCTGGGAGTTCCAGGCGCTGCTCAAGGCCCGGCCCGCGGCGGGGGATCTGGCGTTGGCGCAGGAGTGGATCGACAACCTGGCGCCGCTGTTGTGGCACGCCGCGGAACGGCCCGAGGCGGTCGCCGACGTCCGCGACATGCGCCGCAAAATCATCGAGAACGTCCCGCCCAAGGAGCTGGCCCGCGAGATCAAGCGAGGGCCCGGCGGGCTGCGCGACATCGAGTTCGCGGTGCAGCTGCTGCAGCTCGTGCACGGCCGCGTCGACGAGACGCTGCACGAGCCCGGCACCCTGCCCGCGCTGCGCGCGCTGGTCGCCGGCGGCTACGTGGGCCGCGACGACGGCGAGACGCTGCTGCGCGGCTACCGATTCCTGCGTTCCGTCGAACACCGCCTGCAACTGCAACACCTGCGCCGCACCCACACCGTGCCCGACGATCCCGCGGCGCTGCGCTGGCTGGCTGCCGCCCTCGGGTACACCGCGGTGCCCGGCCGCGACGCGGTCGAGGAGTTCCGCGCCGACTGGGTGGGCCACGCCGCGCAGGTCCGGCGCCTGCACGTCAAACTGCTGTACCGGCCGCTGCTGGAGGCCGTGGCCCGGGTACCCGCCGAGGCGCTACGGATGACACCCGAGTCGGCCGGGCGCCGGCTGGAGATCCTGGGCTTCGCCGACCCGGGCGCGGCACTGCGGCACCTGCAGGCGCTGACCGGCGGGGTCACCCGTACGTCGGCGATCCAGCGCACACTGCTGCCGATGCTGCTGCAGGAGTTCGCGGACGCGCCCGAGCCGGACCGCGGCCTGCTCAACTACCGGCACGTCTCCGACAAGCTGGGCAGCACCCCCTGGTATCTGCGGCTGCTGCGCGACGGCGGCCCGGTGGCCCGCCGCCTGGCCCGGGTGCTCAGCCTCTCCCGGTACGCCACGGACCTGCTCACCCGCGATCCCGAAGCGCTACGGCTGCTGGCCGACGACGCCGAGCTGCAGCCCCGCCCGGCCGACGTGCTGCGCGACGGCTTCCTCGCCGCCGCCGAACGGTACGCCGACCCGCAGAAGGCGATCGACTCGGTGCGCGCCCTGCGCCGCCGCGAGCTGTTCCGCATCGCCTGCGCCGACATCCTCAGCCGCGCCGGGGACCTGGCCCCCGAGCATCCGCTCGACGTCGACGCGATCGGCATCGCGCTCTCCGACGTCACGGACGCCACCCTGGGCGCCGCGCTGGCCGCCGCCCGGCGGGCCCGCCCCGGCCCCGACGGCCTGCGCTTCGCGGTGATCGGGATGGGTCGCCTCGGCGGGTACGAGATGAGCTACCCCTCCGACGCCGACGTGCTGTTCGTGTACGACGCCCCGGCCGCCACCCCGGAGAGCGAGGCGTCCGCCGCCGCGCACGCGATCGCCGAGGAACTGCGCCGCCTGCTGTCCGCGCCCGCCCCCGACCCGCCGCTGGGCATCGACGCCGACCTGCGCCCCGAGGGACGCCAGGGCCCGCTAGTGCGCAGCCTCGCCGCGTACGCGCAGTACTACGCCCGCTGGTCGCGGGTGTGGGAGTCGCAGGCGCTGCTGCGTGCCCGCTTCGTCTGCGGCGACGCCGGACTGGGCCGCGAATTCGAGCGGCTCGCCGACGGCATGCGGTATCCCGGCGGCGGGCTCACCCGCGAACAGGTCGTGGAGATCCGCCGGATCAAGGCCCGCGTCGAACGTGAGCGAATGCCCCGCAACGCCGACCCCCACATGCACACGAAACTGGGCCGTGGCGGGCTCGCCGACGTCGAGTGGGCGGTCCAGCTGCTGCAGCTGCGACACGCGTACGACGTGCCGGAGCTGCGGCTCACCCGGACCCTGGAGGCCCTGGCCGCCGCCCGCGACGCCGGGCTCGTCGACGGGGCGGACGCGGCCGCGATGGCGGCGGGGTGGACGCTGGCGGCGCGGGTCCGCAACGCGCTCACGCTGGTGCGGGGCCGCCCGACCGACCAGCTGCCGCAGCACGGGGTCGAGCTGGCGGGCGCGGTGCAGGTGCTCGGCGGGGGAGATCCGGGAGAGTTCGTGGACCGGTACCTTCGCGTGACCCGCCACTCCCGAGCCGCCATGGAGCGTGTCCTGGAGTCCTGA